The DNA window GAGGCCCGGGCCCAGGGCTTGGCGGTCGTGGCCGCCGAGGCGTGCTGGACCCCGGCCTCGCTCCTGCCGGCCTGCTTGGCTGAGGGGGTTCCCACGGTGGCCCACGTGGACTTGGCCTCGGGGCGGCTCTGCCTGGTGGCGGCGGTAGGCGAGGGGAGGGGGCAGTATGGGTTGGTGGCGCCATCCCGGCCGCTCCCGGCCTGGGCCCGGGAGCCGGTTTCCGGGGGAGGCGGCGGCCGGTAGCCTGGATTTCCGGGCGGCAGGGTTGCAGCGCGGGCGCGGTCCTGTCGGGGGGGCCGGGCCGCCGTACGCGGGCGGCGTTGTCGGGGCGGCACGGCTGCGGGACGAGGGGAACTCCGTCGCCGCCGCGCCGTGGGATGCCGGTGCGAGGGGCAGCCCACCGCCAGGTGCCGCCCTACCGCTGGCTGACCCGGTGCCGCCCGACGGCGCAACCCCAGGCGCCGCCCCGGTGGCGGCCCCCGGCGGGGTCTGGGTGCTGATCCCCGCCAGGAACGAGGCCGACAGGGTGGCGGCGACCGTGCGTGCTGCCCGGGCCGTACCGGGGGTGGACGGGGTGGTGGTGGTGGACGACGGCTCCCGAGACGGCACGGCTGAGGAGGCTGGGGCGGCTGGGGCCCGCGTGCTGAGGCTTCTCCGTCCCCGGGGCAAGGGAGGGGCGCTGGAGGCGGGCCTGGAGCTGCTGGAGGGGCACGCTCCCCGAGCCGTGCTCCTGCTCGACGCCGACCTGGGGGCCGGCGCGGGGCGGGCTGGCGCCCTGCTGGAGCACCTCGGGCCTCAAGGCGCCGACATGGCCGTCGGCGCCCTGCCCAGCCGGCCCGGGAAGGGTGGGCTGGGCCTGGTGAGGCGTCTGGCGGCTTGGGGCATCCGGCTGCTGGCAGGGTGGCGCCTCGCTGCGCCGCTCTCGGGCCAGAGGGCCATAAGGTGGCCGGCCCTGGCCCGGCTGCGCCCGCTGGAGCCGGGCTTCGGGGTCGAGGTGGGGCTGGCCCTGGCTGCGGCCCGCCACGGGCTCAGGGTGGTGGAGGTGGAGCTGGACCTGGAGCACCGCTCTACGGGGCGGGACCTGGCTGGCTTTCTCCACCGGGGACGGCAGGGCTGGGCGGTGCTCCGGGCTCTGGCCAGGGCGGGGGTGGGCCTCCGGAGGCGGAATCCGTGAGC is part of the Bacillota bacterium genome and encodes:
- a CDS encoding glycosyltransferase; its protein translation is MGWWRHPGRSRPGPGSRFPGEAAAGSLDFRAAGLQRGRGPVGGAGPPYAGGVVGAARLRDEGNSVAAAPWDAGARGSPPPGAALPLADPVPPDGATPGAAPVAAPGGVWVLIPARNEADRVAATVRAARAVPGVDGVVVVDDGSRDGTAEEAGAAGARVLRLLRPRGKGGALEAGLELLEGHAPRAVLLLDADLGAGAGRAGALLEHLGPQGADMAVGALPSRPGKGGLGLVRRLAAWGIRLLAGWRLAAPLSGQRAIRWPALARLRPLEPGFGVEVGLALAAARHGLRVVEVELDLEHRSTGRDLAGFLHRGRQGWAVLRALARAGVGLRRRNP